Below is a genomic region from Chitinophagales bacterium.
ACAGCCGGCAGCCGTATTATCCTTGAATGCGGAGGATGAGGAGCTTATGCCGTCGGTAAGATGAAGTTCACCGCTGATATCGGCCTGCGTATTGCCGGCATTGGCGGTGAAGCCGCCCTGCACATACACCTTCGCACCGTTTTGTATCGTAAGATTCGGCGTTGCACCGCTACCATCGAGGTAGAGGAGGTCCTGTGCCGCTGCGTGGAAACAGCAGAGCATAAAGATGAATAAGCGCAGGAGCCATTTTATTCTCACAATGGGCAGGATGTTTTGAAAAGAAGAATCCGCACCGTGCAAACAGAAGCTTACAGGGCAACTAATATAGAAAAAAAATAGAATGGAAATGTGCCACGTCGCAGGGCTTGCCGGTTCGGGCTTCCGGATTGACGGGAGGTTATTTTACTAGGGAATTTTGCGTTGCAAGGAGATTACTACGCACAACGACTAAATCAATATAATTGTAAGGTAATGGAGACGTTGTGGTATTTAATGTCTCACATGAAGAATTGCGATGCACGCTGTTCCGGAATCCTGAATTTACTCCTCTGCCGCTATTAAAATTATTTCTCCGTTTGGCGCAAGCGTCCGCTTGTGCCTGCTATCAGTAAGCGTCCGCTTACGAAATATAATAATCCAACAAAATAAGATCCAGCGGTCCTTTTTCACCGGCATAATCTCTTGCACTGCTATAAATCCAATCTTCGGGTTTACTGACAAACCCGGATTCAACAGGATTGTAGTGCGTATAATGAAGCGTATTATTTAAGAGCGCATTCGTGTTTAATTCTATCGGTTCATTGTTCTGTTGCCAGAATTGAAAATCCCTGTTATTCGGATTTTTCTTTCCGGCTCTTTCCATCATCCATAACATCCATTCCTTTCGGCTTTCCTGTTGATGCTGGCTAATCGTTGCCCTCAATTGGGTGGAGGTATAACTTTTAAAATCACGCAGAATATTGTGCATTGGATTTCCACGGCTCCCCATGATCAAATGAACATGGCTGGTCATTAAGCACCAGGCATACAGTTCCAACTCTTTATGCTTCTGGCAATACCGTAAACTACCCAATAAAATTTCTTTATACTCATTGCGAATAAAGACATCAATCCAGTTGATGACAGCAAAGCTTACGAAATACAACTTGCTATTAT
It encodes:
- a CDS encoding transposase, which encodes MYFVSFAVINWIDVFIRNEYKEILLGSLRYCQKHKELELYAWCLMTSHVHLIMGSRGNPMHNILRDFKSYTSTQLRATISQHQQESRKEWMLWMMERAGKKNPNNRDFQFWQQNNEPIELNTNALLNNTLHYTHYNPVESGFVSKPEDWIYSSARDYAGEKGPLDLILLDYYIS